The sequence below is a genomic window from Coffea arabica cultivar ET-39 chromosome 8e, Coffea Arabica ET-39 HiFi, whole genome shotgun sequence.
gttgtcactatttcaaggcaattaaacaattacggatttaatgcctaattgacaataggttACTAAATCAATTCACTATTCGGATCCAAGATAATCAATCAATTAAACAACCATAAGCACTGCAATCGTAGAATATgcaaatatcaataaataagagaaaaagataaaattaaatcgatctcacaatttttaagCGAACCAAAGTTTCtattgtttcttgactagaaaaaggggTTTAGTTCATCGTTGATGAGGGAATCCATACAAAACTGAAGCAATAGTCGCGGCCATTGTCTCAGAAATTGGGAGAATTCAATTCGCTTCAatcaggaaaagaaaaacaaagctaCAGAGAGTGATTGCTTGTTTCTAATTGTCCTTGACATACGCAGGGAGCACAACTACTAAAAGACGAAAAGAGGGAAAAGTCAAAAACCAAGTAAGAAAGTAATCTCCAGAGTTTGTCTAATTGTCTGCTATCTAATATCTAGTTCCTACTGCTACTGTGCGGCGTCCCCTCGCGAGAGGAAGAAGActccaaccttttttttttaatgctgtTTTCGGCCAAATTACTAAGAAGGGTCGCATCTTGATATTCCAAAAATATCCCTGGATgcctgctacttgaactctttcCTGATGACTGCCAAATTGGTACTTGTTatggtattttcgttctactccctgacaTAAATGCAAATTgtcaaaagtgagtagaatttaataattaatccacatcggtcaggtaataggggaaattaataataaaataaatgataaaattgcaacctatcaattcttcccacacctaaatcatgttTGTTCTCAAGCATCAGAACAGcaaacaaacaccaatattCGACAGTGGGTATTACTCCATCTActatattgccaagataccaagaaaaacagaaatcaagcatcaatggccaagtccaagaaacatcattccggttagcttctaaactaCAAACTCCTTCAATTCCAGGTTAACTAATATAAGAGAAAGGAATGGTCGttcaacatttatcagcaaatgattcaattattaatcaaaatctcaacattaagtCCACGATTCGGCAAGCTGACTGTTATCACACACTGACACAACTTTCACCTTTTTTTTATCacgttttctatttttttcttttttttcttcttttttttctttttcaatagtaacaaaagacttagtttTTAGCCATTGAAGcctttttgacgcgaactctaacatttgtcagatgaaggagcccggttactcagctcctacCGCTATATGACTACGTACTCATAgaaattactactttttgatgcgagaatcgacactttaggtgaagatcctcggttactcagtagtaacacATAGCGAAGTACAGTCAACCTTATTCACAGTCAGATAGCACAATAATTCAAAATAACacagaagaaaaaataaaaatagcagCAGCTAGCCTCATTTCTTCAAACAtagagaactaaagttaataactggatcaattcacatgaaaatgccaacaatcatttcCTATAtctagaaaagttaacaaaaaaaaaatcaaaagagttAACCAATcaccgatattcaccaaagagatgttcttggaatcaaccacattaactcgatacacttttattattaaaatttggCAATAGTAGAATTAGAGTCAACAATTCAATATCAAACTTTGGCAGTCATAGGAGAGCTAGACAGATAAATGACAAAAAAGTAAACGAAAACTAGACAaataataaactaaaaataaaagaaaaacatctgaaaactaaaaactagaaaaactaGCACCACAGCTGATCCCCCCACATCTAAATCCAACATTGTCCCCAATGGAGAGTAGAAAACAAGTAAAGTGAAGAGGACAAGGAAACTTCTCTCATGAGTGGCTAAGAGGTAGGCGGGAACGGTGCAGGGAAATCGATGTGATGGAAGTACGCGGCCAAGTTCTGAGACATTTCAACTCAATTCAACCAGCAAATGCAAAACTCTGTCCATCCAAAATCTCGTCAAAGTCTCCAATTGGACAATGAATATTTCAACTCAAAATCGGCAATTCCAGCAATAGTAGTTTAGAAATTTGACAATAACCTCACAATTACAAGTTCTCCCTTTTCAATCAGGCAGCTAACTAACAGGTGCCgagtctgtgcaataataattactaaaaagtcctagTTACCACTacaattaattatagaacaaatccaagtactggagcagggaccctaaGTGTGCAAtgagttacttgattcaccctattcTCGAAGAGtgtgcttaatccgatatactagaattgtctataaaaatattaaatttacatacaatggcaagtagggtcgattttATAGGGAACGGGTAAGAAGGTGTTTCTTTTCAAGTCAATAGAATAAAATTGGGGGATAATTAAtgggatgaaaatgaaaatgaaataaataaaattcaaaagataACTCCACAAgtacaatttactaaaaatagcaattaatgaAATTCTACTCAAAGGATCAACTTTTCAGgtacggtccaattaaatgatcatcgatgcaaagatatttcattcatCCGTCACTAGGTTGGTTTAGCTATCAACAAGTtctgacaaccagttcttccttactttttcgacagtcaaggtacgaccattgactgcttccctaaccagaaaataaccctaggtacgaccgtaggaatttaattatccagttgcattaaaactagaagaacccaaccctaaccaataaacacgctaagagggtttatttaaattagatcttacgtttccccaacataaatccaattatggtggttgtcaCTAGGTGTcaactaaacgaacaattacggattcaattcagttaacgtggcagtaggctattatattaaattaaatatccgGCCGTTgatactcaattaataaaatacccatgaacaattaatccagaaaaTGCACGAATAGTAAcgaattggaagaaataatgaaaattcgattagatctcatATATGTTGGGGACCGCGCTTTCGCGTcgacctttgggtagaggagaaacctagccgctcctcatcgtgtcACTCTCGCTTGATTTGATTGATAACATCCACGCAATTgccaaagaattgaaaaaagtaaaataacgcagaaagcaaaaggaaaagtcTTTTTGTCTCTTTTCTTGCTTCGTGTCTATCCGGAGAAGAAAAGGAATCAAGCAAAAGTCTTACAAAATTCGTACAAAAGCCAAAACACAGCATCAATCGTTCTCCAGGAAGAAATAAAGCTAATCTCCTAAGCCCGCGTGATTCTGGCCTTTCCTCTATTCACCGCcgcaaagaaaggaagaaacgtCTGCCAGAGCAAACTAAAAGCTCATCTAATCTATCACACGTGATTCTGGCTTTGTTTTTATTAGCCAATTCCCTCACAATAGCCGCCGAAAAGAAAGGTAAGTTTCAGAGTCCTTAAAGCTTTGTAGGATTAGAGTTTTTTATCCTCTACACCTCTGCGGCCCATGAGCCTTTTGATTTCCCAATTGCCCTCCTGCTGCTACCAATCCCGCGTGTCAGACTTTTAGGTATATCTCCTCAATTcatggcgtgggcacgccatgaAATAAAGTCTTCTGATAATTTGCTTTGTGAGAGCACTTTTTATACCAACCACCTACACTTTACACAAATACCAAATTTGAGCAGAATCTCAACACTTAGCACCGTAAGTAACCAAAATTAAGACAAAATAATAGCGCAAAAGGTGCCTAATAGTTACTCTATCACTAACCAATTAGAAATAACAAATGCTAGTCAAAAATAccccaaccagtaccactggtacACCCCATAGTAATGAAACGAGTCAATTGTCCATAGAATCCAAATCACTGGAAAACCCAACAGCACCAAACAATACCAAAAAGAAATTGGGAAGTGATTGTCAAATACCTCCACCGTAGACAGTGGCAAAACAATATCTGCAGAAGAGAATGATGGCGGTGAAGAGAAGAAGACAGAGGTGGTGGCGCGCGGCGCCTGACGGCGGAGGCGTCGATGGCGCTCTATGGCGGTGAAGGGGGCGGCGAATTTGactaagagagagagggagagatggATGGCGAGGGAGAGGCGGAGGCGTCGAGGAGAGCGAGAGAGGCGGTGGCGGAAGGCGACGGCCACGAGTGGTTGCGGTGTCGACGGCCAGCGTTGGTGGAAGATGAGGAGGCGGCGGCGTGAATTTGAGATGTGGCCAAGAGGGGAAAGAAGAAACaggagagaaaaaggaaagaaaagagaaagaaaggaagaaagaaagaaagaaaagaaaagagaaaaataaaaataaaatagtttttggttttttttccattttttttttcatttttgaagttatggccaaacgaaaatttttttttttttgtatttttgaaattcaaaatttgagatGAAAATGACCTCGAAATTTTTTGAGATTTAAATGCCTACCTTTCCCGCGAacatgacgcgggcacgtcaagaaGGCAAGAACCCTTCTGACCAAGCACTAGGAAGTCGCATCGTGCCACGTTGCGTCATGTCAGACAGATACCTACTAatcataaaaaaatgaaaatttaagcCAGAAATCTGTTAAACCCTATGAAAACATATTTAAGCCAACAAAAAAACtgaacaaacaactaaaagaaattgggttgcctcccaataagcgtctttctttaacgtctttggctagacgtTAAACACCGCTCTTCAATCTGGATGTAATTCAATTTTCCTTGTAATCGATGGCCCTTCTCCGGGATCCAAATAGCCATTGAGTGTAGCcttctttcttaattttctgCTCATTTTCACCTCATAAATTGTTTTCATCCCCTGATACTTGTTCGCAGGAACTTTGAATTTATCCCTACAACCAAACTCAGAAAATTCTTGCACAGAGAGATTAGTAGCATGAGTAGCAAACACAGAATGAGAGTTAACAGGATGTTTTATtgtattaaaaatattaaaatggaCTATTTCTCCATCGAATTTCATTGTGAGAGTACCCTTACTAACATCAATCTTAGTTTGGGCAGTACTCAAGAATGGCCTACCTAATAGCAAAGGTGAAGAGTCGAGAGAATGATCATCATCCATGTCGAATACATAAAAGTCAGTTGGGAATACCAAATCATTAATTTTGACCAACACATTCTCAACCAACCCATCAGGGTATGCATTAGTTCGGTCAGTTAGTTGAATTATTATCCCAATTTCTTTTAATGGACCTATATTCAGAGAAGCATAGATAGATTTTGGTATTACATTGATCGATGCTTCTAGGTCTAACATGGCTTTTTCAATCTGGGTGTTACCTATCTTACAGggaatagtaaacatacctgggtTCCCACACTTCGGTGGGAGTTTCCTCTGTAGAACCGCGGACACATTCTTCCCCACGATAACTCTTTCATCTTCCCTCAGCCTCATTCGATTGACGAACAGGTCTCTCAAAAACTTTGCGTACTTCGACACTTGTTTGATTGCGTCTAACAGGGGAATATGGATCTCTACCTTGCGGAACACCTCCAGGATCTCCTTCTCCTTATCCTGCTTTTTCGATTTCTCCAATCTGCTAGGAAAGGGAGGCGGATGAGTTTTGACCTCAACGATCGGGTCAGGGAGTACCACTGGATTTTTGCCATTACTTCCCTCCTTCTCAATCTCGTTCTCAATCTTTTCCTGATCCTTGTCCTTTGGAATCGTGAGTTCAGGCCCCTGAATTTCCTTCCCACTCTTTAGGGTCATCGCACTTACGTTCTTCGGGTTCAATTCAGGTTGAGACGGCAATTTACCTTGGACTTGGGATTCTAGGCAGTTAATTGCTATCGCAATCTGACTCATCTGACTCTGCATCGCTTGTATTTGTCCCAGTTGATTCCTCATACTTTATAGGTCAGAATCCGTTTTTTGTTGATTAGCAATTAATTGTTTCATCATCTCCTCCATGGACGGACTTGAGTTCGAAGGGAGTGGCGGCGGCCAAGGTTGATAATGTTGTTGATGCCCTTGCTGTTTATTTGGTGCAAAATTGAACTGCCTATTTCCTCCATAGCTGAAATTAGGGTGATCTCTCCAATCTGAATTGTACGTATTCGAGTACGGGTCATAGGGTTTTCTTGGCGCGGGCGCGTGACCAGCCATGTTCACTTGCTCCGcactttcttcttgaatcattGGGCACATCTCTGTAGAATGACCCATAGCAGTGCAAATTCCACACACCTTGGCTTGTGATGCATTTCCTACAGCCAATTGTCTAATAAAAGATGTTAGCTCCGTCAACTACTGCTGGGTAGAAGATGTCTCTACCTCATTCACTTTGCGTGTCAGGACATCCTCCCTCGTACCAAACTGCTGCGAATTCTCGGCCATTCCTTCAATTAGCTCCCACGCTTCTCGAGGAGTCTTGTTCACCAATATCTCTCCACTTGCAACATCAATTATACTCCTGTCGCTGAAGAGTAGCCCTTCGTAAAAatattgtatgagcaattgctCACTTATTTGGTGCTTAGAGCACTTGATGCACAACTTCTTGAATCGCTCCCAGTAATCATAAAGCAACTCTCCTGAATGCTGCTTGATACCACATATCTCCTTCCTTAGACTTGCAGCTCGAGACGCAGGAAAATATTTGTCCAAAAACTTTTTCTTCAGCTGGTCCCATGTGGTGATGCTACCTAGTGGTAGGTAGTACATCCAGTCTTTTGCAGAATCCTTCAAGAAGAAGGggaatgccctcatttttatctgctcttcTGTAATTCTCGGGGGTTTTATGCTGTTGCAAACGACATCAAACTCTTGCAAGTGCTTATACGGCTCCTCACCTGGTAAACCATGGAAAGATGACAAGAGATGAATTAGACcagattttaattcaaatagAGTGTTATCATTCAAACTTGGGAAAGTAATGCATAAAAGCTGCTAatttaaatcaggagcagccaactTCCTTAGTGTTCGTGCATTTGCCATAGTGACTTTCTCTTGGTCTGAATCACTCAAATTATCACGACACAAATTTGTCGACTCCACCTCTAGATTAAGTCCCTGAGATGCAGCATTGGATTGCTCCTCTCTGAGTTGTCTAGTTTCTTTCCTAGTTCGGCGTGCAGTCTTCTTTACTTCAGGATCAAAATCAATTCgcctgtacgagaagaacgaggcatacactagaaaaaataccagaaaattaaaataaaataacacttaaaaagaaacaaataattaacGCCAGTCCccagcaacggcgccaaaaattgacaggttgtcgatgcctgtgcaataataaaaataaacctaatTGTCAATTAAACTAACCAAAATTCGATTCCAAATACTGGACCAGGGACTTTagatgtgcaatgggttacttgattcaccctatttTCGAAGAGTTTCCTTGATTCAATAAACCCGAGTGGGATGgttttttcacaaataattattgatttgtatacatggcaagtagggtcgtatcctcaGGAATTGGagatattttgtttcttttcaaatccacAGTAACAAGGGGGTGTTTTCGTATAAACGATGACAATCAAAGgaattcaaataaaaataaatagctaattagaaattaaatgacaattcactaaaattagaGTAATAATAACTAAaggtctagccaagaaataacttcagtaaTGGTttacctaattgatcatcgatacaaaggcaattccaattatttactaataaataggttataactgtcaaacaagcgatgacagtctatccctccttactgtgttggtgattaaggtacgcccgttaatcactgctctaattaagaaataatcctaggtacgcccgtaagatttactTCCCCAATTACCTTACTTATTAGAGGagtcctattctaaccaaataacgcactatcAGGATTATTTTAAATTAGCCAGCGTATTCCCCcgacacaaatccaatcatgccagttgtcactatttcatggcaattaaacaattacggatttaatgcctaattgacaataggttACTAAATCAATTCACTATTCGGATCAAAGATAATCAATCAATTAAACAACCATAAGCACTGCAATCGTAGAATATgcaaatatcaataaataagagaaaaagataaaattaaatcgatctcacaatttttaagCGAACCAAAGTTTCtattgtttcttgactagaaaaaaGGGTTTAGTTCATCGTTGATGAGGGAACCCATACAAAACTGAAGCAATAGTCGCGGCCATTGTCTCGGAAATTGGGAGAATTCAATTCGCTTCAatcaggaaaagaaaaacaaagctaCAGAGAGTGATTGCTTGTTTCTAATTGTCCCTGACATACGCAGGGAGCACAACTACTAAAAGACGAAAAGAGGGAAAAGTAAAAAACCAAGTAAGAAAGTAATCTCCAGAGTTGTCTAATTGTCTGCTATCTAATATCTAGTTCCTACTGCTACTATGCGGCGTCCCCTCGCGAGAGGAAGAAGACTCcagccttttcttttttaatgctGTCTTCGGCCAAATTACCAAGAAAGATCGTGTCTTGATATTCCAAAAATGTCCCTGGATGCCTTCTACTTGAACTCTTTCCCGATGATTGCCAAATTGGTACTTGTTATGGTATTtccgttctactccctgaaataaatactaattgccaaaagtgagtagaatctaacaattaatccacatcgggtcaggtaataggggaaattaataataaaataaatgataaaattgcaacctatcaaaaAGTCTCTGATACGAATAGTCTCGGCCGAGTCGGCTCGCGTCATCCGAGTCAACTAGCAAATTTACATTTTACAGATTCtgttttgctattttttaattatttttatttagcatatttttgaatattattcacaatttttagaatattaaatgctTTAAAATTTGCGTCTCGCTAAGACCGATATGGAATGGTCCGGACAgcgaccgcgactttgaaccacAGATACAATTGTAGCACCCCAAAAGTTGTTCTTTTTAGCACTGTGTTGAACGTTGAAACAGCATCTACAAGTAAGATGTTCCGTCGTTAGCTGGGAAAAAACTATCTACTATTCATATTTTATAGTACGGTGAACGGTATCTCTGCCGATAGCCTCTAAACAAAAGAGGCTATTTACAACAAAGGAGGATAAGAGCCACAAATGATTTTTATGACTCCAGATAATCGCCACTTCCTTCACTTGTGCACTCAAAGGCATAAGACAGCGGCAATCTGTAATTGAAAAGCCTGTTCAAAACTGTCCTACAAATGAAGACTTTGATCTATCAAGCATGTTCCACAGTTCAATTCAGAAATTCAGATGCGTAGCCAGCTAATCTGGCAATAATAAGGTTTTGTCTGCAAAGGTTTTGTCTCCAAAGATGAGTACTGTCAAATGAACTGTCATCACCTTTGGTTGATTCAGTCAGActatcaatttttctttttcccctgaAAATTAAGAACATGTTTCTGGTTGTTCAAAGGATTAGTGGAGAGATGCCAGCTGCTTCAGCTGTTTATCTGGTACTGCATGTTAGAACTtgtaattatatacatatttgTTGCTTTTTACATGTAAGTTTGAATGTGAACGGCCATCATCTGCTTCAGATTAAAGCAATAAAGAGCATATAAGAATAAAGAATACCACAAGGACAAAAATGAAGGAGGGCAACCATGCACATCTAACACCCTAGATAGCTCTGGATTGTTATTTCTTTCACATATTAGATCTGAAAACTAGATTTCAAacgaaaaataggtaaatatttCAGACAAGGAAGAACTTTTACACAAGAAAAGGAATATACCCTCTGCCTAAATGTCCATACAGAAACCTCGGTATTCCCTGAATGTGCAAACAAGCACGCCTCTAGATGTTGCTAGCCTTGTGAACATCAAAGATGTTGATCTCACGTCACTATATATAACTCTGAATGTGCTAGCCCTGAATGTGCAATATATAACTCCACATTGATCTCACGTCAAAGATGTTGCTAGCCTTGTGAACATAATGCCAGAAAAGCTCCATGAAAACCATACGGCACTCTACTTGGAAGCATGATCTTGGCAATTGGTTCACTTGCAAACTTCTTGGCATCAATGACATAGACCTGGATAGAGGGCATGGCAGTTGTAAAACTTATTGCTAAGGAATCAATAGACAATACCTTCTACACACTCTCTACCTTAGTAAATGTGATATAACTTGCCTGAGATATATTAGTCCGTTCGTTGTGTACAAATGCGATGATCCAACCATCATCCTCTTCAACACCAACAGAGTTAGGGACAAAGGTGGCTCCTGAACAAAATGTGTTTTCTTGAAACTTGTGACGCTCAACCTTCATGAACTCTTCAGGCTGGTAATCCAACTAGAATCAATGATTTTGGTATTTCAGAAAACAATAAGGGAAGGGGAATTCGAAACTTCAAGAAAAGCACAGAAGAATAGCACAGGAAACAGTACCAGTGAAAGGTCAAATGCTTTCTCTTCAAAATAAAGCTTTGCAAGTCCACCATATTTTGCCATCCCTGAGAATTTCAATCACCCAGTCGATTTTAATTAAGAAAGCTCTTGGCAGAGTGCAAGACTTGCGTCTAGACTCTACAGAGATGGCAGTTACATGGGTACCTGAGTTTGAGCTTGCCGCAGAATCAACAACCTGTGTGTatccatatttatttttaacaCCAGTAAATTTCTCGTTTATAACAGGGAATTCCATAGAAAACTCTGTCCCAGTAAGATATCTTCCTTTCACCTCTCCAGATTCAATGTTCAATCTCCACTCATAAACACGACTAAAAAATGCTCCATCCTGTAAATCTTTCTGAGATGCATCTACTGACCTTATATGCTTAAAACCTCTGGAAAACCACTCAAATTTGTTAGAACCAAATTCAGGTCCTGGTATAATTGATCCACGAGCTCTGCACGCCATCACTACAATCTGCTCAGTGcaataataacttcaaaaatgtGTCAATTGTTAGTTGTTACAACGATGAGGTAGCTTTCAATTTAAGGACTGGTAcatgtgcaccaaaaacagaaaCAAATTATCTTTTCAGGTAAAAATTAGCTTGATTATTTGATGAAGAATCAATAATTACCTCATCACCATCCTCGAAACAATTAATCATGTGAAGTGCAGCGCATGGTTCCACCTCAAACCACCTGATGGACTTAGCATCTCCATAACGAGGCATTACTCCAATTCTTGCATATCCTTCTGTCTCATACCTTATTAGTCTACAAAGCCAACAAATGAAAGAGATGACTGGAACATATTCCAAAATCTGATCTAGATTCATTAAAAGACACGAATATTGATCTAAGGAGTACAT
It includes:
- the LOC113704895 gene encoding uncharacterized protein, whose amino-acid sequence is MRNQLGQIQAMQSQMSQIAIAINCLESQVQGKLPSQPELNPKNVSAMTLKSGKEIQGPELTIPKDKDQEKIENEIEKEGSNGKNPVVLPDPIVEVKTHPPPFPSRLEKSKKQDKEKEILEVFRKVEIHIPLLDAIKQVSKYAKFLRDLFVNRMRLREDERVIVGKNVSAVLQRKLPPKCGNPGMFTIPCKIGNTQIEKAMLDLEASINVIPKSIYASLNIGPLKEIGIIIQLTDRTNAYPDGLVENVLVKINDLVFPTDFYVFDMDDDHSLDSSPLLLGRPFLSTAQTKIDVSKGTLTMKFDGEIVHFNIFNTIKHPVNSHSVFATHATNLSVQEFSEFGCRDKFKVPANKYQGMKTIYEVKMSRKLRKKATLNGYLDPGEGPSITRKIELHPD